The following coding sequences lie in one Streptomyces xiamenensis genomic window:
- a CDS encoding DUF5703 family protein, translated as MPEYEFRDVYVPRTVSRAATTRLLTDQAEYGQWELARLRLYPDGSRRVRLRRRIIRQLRPTW; from the coding sequence ATGCCGGAATATGAGTTTCGTGATGTGTATGTCCCCCGCACGGTCTCGCGTGCCGCTACCACGCGGCTGCTGACCGACCAGGCCGAGTACGGGCAGTGGGAGCTGGCCCGGCTGCGGCTGTATCCGGACGGCAGCCGAAGGGTACGGCTGAGACGACGGATCATCCGCCAGCTGCGCCCGACCTGGTAA
- a CDS encoding chaplin — protein MRQVTRKGLLSVAAAGGMLAMAGGTAHADADAHGGAANSPGVASGNTVQVPINVPINVCGNTINVIGVLNPAFGNTCQSGTPGGGKHEPGHEAGQGGAQAEGGAVDSPGVGSGNNVQVPIDVPVNACGNGIDVVGVLNPVFGNECYTEAPPVEHPEHPGEPGEPEQPEEPGGSGGSGGPGGPGGSGGSGGGDSEEPGGPGGSGGSGGGGDVGGSGGGGSEAPDEEQPGNEPSEQLGGGELAETGSSGPGLGVMLPLGAGLMVGGVVLYRRGRAARQS, from the coding sequence ATGCGACAGGTCACCAGGAAGGGCCTGCTCTCCGTAGCCGCCGCGGGCGGGATGCTGGCCATGGCGGGCGGTACGGCGCACGCCGACGCCGACGCCCATGGCGGTGCCGCCAATTCACCCGGCGTGGCTTCGGGCAACACCGTTCAGGTGCCGATCAATGTGCCGATCAACGTCTGCGGCAACACGATCAATGTGATCGGCGTACTGAACCCCGCTTTCGGGAACACCTGCCAGAGCGGCACTCCCGGCGGCGGCAAGCACGAACCCGGCCACGAGGCCGGTCAGGGCGGGGCCCAGGCGGAGGGCGGCGCCGTCGACTCTCCCGGCGTCGGCTCCGGCAACAACGTCCAGGTGCCCATCGATGTCCCCGTCAACGCCTGCGGCAACGGCATCGACGTGGTGGGCGTACTGAACCCGGTCTTCGGCAACGAGTGCTACACCGAGGCGCCCCCGGTCGAGCACCCGGAGCACCCGGGTGAGCCCGGCGAGCCCGAGCAGCCGGAGGAGCCGGGCGGTTCCGGTGGCTCCGGTGGTCCGGGCGGTCCCGGCGGTTCCGGTGGTTCGGGCGGCGGCGACTCCGAGGAGCCCGGCGGTCCCGGCGGTTCCGGTGGTTCGGGCGGCGGTGGCGACGTCGGCGGTTCCGGTGGCGGCGGCTCCGAGGCCCCCGACGAGGAGCAGCCCGGCAACGAGCCGAGTGAGCAGCTGGGCGGCGGCGAGCTGGCCGAGACCGGCAGCAGCGGCCCGGGCCTGGGCGTGATGCTTCCCCTCGGCGCCGGCCTGATGGTCGGTGGCGTGGTGCTGTACCGGCGTGGCCGGGCGGCGCGTCAGTCCTGA
- a CDS encoding chaplin: MIKKVVATAAATGSLVLAGAGMAVASSGAQGAAVGSPGVISGNVVQVPIHIPVNVCGNTVDIIGLLNPTFGNTCIAK; encoded by the coding sequence ATGATCAAGAAGGTCGTCGCCACCGCGGCTGCCACCGGCAGCCTGGTGCTCGCGGGTGCGGGCATGGCCGTCGCCAGCTCCGGCGCCCAGGGTGCGGCCGTGGGCTCCCCCGGTGTCATCTCCGGCAACGTTGTTCAGGTGCCGATCCACATCCCGGTCAACGTCTGTGGCAACACCGTGGACATCATCGGGCTGCTGAACCCCACCTTCGGCAACACCTGCATCGCCAAGTGA
- a CDS encoding M20/M25/M40 family metallo-hydrolase produces MSASDAGGQRAEQEVVDLCRDLIRIDTSNYGDHSGPGERVAAEFVAGQLAEVGLDPQIIESHPGRASVVARIEGEDTSRPALLIHGHTDVVPANAEDWTHHPFSGEIADGCVWGRGAVDMKDMDAMTLAVVRERMRSGRKPPRDIVLAFLADEEAGGVYGARHLVDNHRDLFDGVTEAIGEVGGFSFTVNEKLRLYLVETAQKGIHWMRLTVDGTAGHGSMTNDDNAITELCEAVGRLGRHKFPVRVTKTVRSFLDELSDALGTELDPENMDETLAKLGGIAKIIGATLQNTAAPTQLGAGYKVNVIPGQATAHVDGRFLPGYEEEFLADLDRILGPRVRREDVHADKAVETSFDGALVDAMQSALQAHDPIARAVPYMLSGGTDAKSFDDLGIRCFGFAPLKLPPELDFAGMFHGVDERVPVEGLQFGVRVLDRFLDEC; encoded by the coding sequence GTGAGCGCATCGGACGCCGGAGGGCAGCGGGCGGAGCAGGAGGTCGTGGACCTGTGCCGGGACCTGATCCGCATCGACACCAGCAACTACGGGGATCACTCCGGGCCCGGGGAACGGGTCGCCGCCGAATTCGTGGCCGGTCAGCTGGCCGAGGTCGGGCTCGACCCGCAGATCATCGAGTCGCACCCGGGGCGGGCCTCCGTGGTGGCGCGGATCGAGGGGGAGGACACCTCCCGGCCCGCGCTGCTCATCCACGGGCACACCGATGTGGTGCCGGCCAACGCCGAGGACTGGACGCACCATCCGTTCTCCGGGGAGATCGCCGACGGCTGTGTGTGGGGGCGCGGCGCGGTCGACATGAAGGACATGGACGCCATGACCCTCGCAGTGGTCAGGGAGCGGATGCGCAGCGGGCGCAAGCCGCCGCGGGACATCGTGCTGGCCTTCCTCGCCGACGAGGAGGCCGGTGGTGTGTACGGGGCCCGGCATCTGGTGGACAACCACCGCGACCTCTTCGACGGGGTGACCGAGGCGATCGGTGAGGTCGGCGGGTTCTCCTTCACCGTCAACGAGAAGCTGCGGCTGTATCTGGTGGAGACCGCCCAGAAGGGCATCCACTGGATGCGGCTCACCGTGGACGGCACCGCCGGGCACGGGTCGATGACCAACGACGACAACGCCATCACCGAACTGTGCGAGGCCGTGGGGCGGCTGGGCCGGCACAAGTTCCCGGTGCGGGTCACCAAGACGGTGCGTTCCTTCCTGGACGAACTGTCGGACGCGCTGGGCACCGAGCTCGACCCGGAGAACATGGACGAGACGCTGGCCAAGCTGGGCGGCATCGCCAAGATCATCGGGGCGACGCTCCAGAACACCGCCGCCCCGACCCAGTTGGGGGCCGGCTACAAGGTCAACGTGATCCCCGGGCAGGCGACCGCGCACGTCGACGGGCGCTTTCTGCCGGGCTACGAGGAGGAGTTCCTCGCCGACCTGGACCGCATCCTGGGCCCGCGGGTCAGGCGCGAGGACGTGCACGCCGACAAGGCCGTGGAAACCTCCTTCGACGGTGCGCTGGTGGACGCCATGCAGAGCGCGCTGCAGGCCCACGACCCCATCGCGCGGGCCGTGCCGTACATGCTCTCGGGCGGTACCGACGCCAAGTCCTTCGACGATCTGGGCATCCGCTGCTTCGGGTTCGCGCCGCTCAAGCTGCCGCCGGAGCTGGACTTCGCCGGGATGTTCCACGGGGTGGACGAGCGGGTTCCGGTGGAGGGACTGCAGTTCGGGGTCCGGGTGCTTGACCGTTTCCTGGACGAATGCTGA
- a CDS encoding nuclear transport factor 2 family protein produces MSDLTELAGRYIAVWNEADEGTRAQAISDQFTADATYTDPLADVQGHAGLGAVIAGARDQFKGYEFKILGDVDANHHIARFQWELVPATGGGNVAIGFDVVVTDGAGRIKGVYGFLDKVPGS; encoded by the coding sequence GTGAGTGACCTGACCGAACTGGCCGGCCGTTACATCGCTGTCTGGAACGAGGCGGACGAGGGCACGCGTGCCCAGGCGATCTCCGACCAGTTCACCGCGGATGCCACGTACACCGACCCGCTGGCCGACGTACAGGGGCACGCTGGTCTCGGCGCCGTGATCGCGGGCGCCCGTGACCAGTTCAAGGGCTACGAATTCAAGATTCTCGGTGACGTTGACGCCAATCACCACATCGCCCGCTTCCAGTGGGAGCTGGTGCCCGCCACCGGCGGCGGGAACGTCGCCATCGGCTTTGACGTGGTGGTGACCGACGGCGCCGGAAGGATCAAGGGCGTTTACGGCTTCCTTGACAAGGTGCCCGGCTCCTGA
- a CDS encoding helix-turn-helix domain-containing protein, whose amino-acid sequence MSVAVEALPVGALLRTWRERRRFSQQELSNRSRVSTRHLSRVETGRARPTPEMLMHLFNHLDVPLRDRNRLLLAAGYAPRYQDRRWDDVSIAVVMDGMRRLLGAHLPYPALLLDDHWDIVDANAAVDQLLAGCAPELLEPPVNVVRVCLHPDGLAGRIGNLAEWGSHLLRQVSHRAERTHDQRHHELATEIAEYLGKTDAATPLTGPVITLEIDVDGTTLRFFSTSATLSTASDAALEGLHLETFLPADDRTRRRLDQR is encoded by the coding sequence ATGAGCGTTGCGGTCGAAGCCCTGCCGGTCGGTGCGCTGTTGCGGACCTGGCGTGAACGACGCCGGTTCAGCCAGCAGGAGCTGTCCAACCGATCGCGGGTCTCCACCCGGCACCTCAGCCGGGTGGAGACCGGCAGGGCGCGCCCGACACCGGAGATGCTCATGCATCTCTTCAACCATCTGGATGTGCCGCTGCGGGATCGTAATCGGCTCCTGCTGGCCGCCGGCTACGCACCGCGCTATCAAGATCGCCGATGGGACGACGTATCGATCGCGGTAGTGATGGACGGCATGCGCCGACTCCTCGGCGCCCACCTGCCGTACCCCGCGCTCCTGCTGGACGATCACTGGGACATCGTGGACGCCAACGCCGCCGTTGATCAGCTGCTGGCTGGTTGCGCGCCGGAACTGCTGGAGCCGCCGGTCAATGTGGTGCGGGTCTGTCTTCATCCGGACGGGTTGGCCGGCCGGATCGGCAATCTCGCGGAGTGGGGCAGTCACCTTCTGAGGCAGGTGAGCCACCGTGCCGAGCGTACCCATGACCAGCGTCACCACGAGCTTGCCACAGAGATCGCCGAGTACCTCGGCAAAACCGATGCTGCCACCCCCCTGACGGGACCGGTGATCACCCTCGAAATCGACGTGGATGGCACCACGCTCCGGTTCTTCAGCACCTCCGCCACTCTCAGCACTGCTTCCGATGCCGCCTTGGAAGGGCTGCATCTGGAGACATTCCTGCCGGCCGACGACAGGACCCGACGCCGGCTCGACCAGCGATAG
- a CDS encoding TetR/AcrR family transcriptional regulator: MTPADRRLAPRRKPRQVRAELTRERILTAAAHVFAEYGYAAGTTNRIAERARMSIGSLYQYFPNKDSILAELLVRHIDRGVWTGADELDMTPGSLKDAVRSLVRDAIDHHRDDPQLLRIMIEEAPVSSDLIEAIDRHGKARVSQVREVFARHPDVQVQDLDMAAELVVGTVEMNTHKLMATPRPHQVERLETELVAMITRYLHGDQ, from the coding sequence ATGACACCCGCCGACCGCCGACTCGCCCCACGTCGCAAGCCCCGACAGGTGCGTGCCGAACTCACCCGCGAGCGGATCCTCACCGCGGCTGCTCACGTTTTCGCCGAGTACGGGTACGCGGCGGGCACCACCAACCGGATCGCCGAACGGGCCCGCATGTCCATCGGCTCGCTGTACCAGTACTTCCCGAACAAGGACTCCATCCTTGCCGAGCTACTGGTCCGGCACATCGACCGTGGCGTATGGACAGGAGCCGATGAGCTGGACATGACCCCCGGCAGCCTCAAAGACGCCGTCCGGTCCCTGGTCCGCGACGCGATCGACCACCATCGCGACGACCCCCAGCTCCTGCGGATCATGATCGAGGAAGCGCCGGTCTCCAGCGACCTGATCGAAGCGATCGACCGGCACGGCAAAGCCCGGGTGAGCCAGGTACGCGAGGTGTTCGCCCGCCATCCGGACGTCCAGGTACAGGACCTCGACATGGCGGCAGAACTTGTCGTGGGCACCGTAGAGATGAACACCCACAAACTCATGGCAACTCCACGCCCTCACCAGGTTGAAAGGCTGGAGACGGAACTGGTTGCCATGATCACCCGATACCTGCACGGTGACCAGTAA
- a CDS encoding siderophore-interacting protein, translated as MITLEVRRCRPVSPGFTTVTLGGPGIRHLVPGGRDQAVRLFFPREGQPELRMPTASNEAWMAQVLLMPKATRPWVRNLTIRSLRPVEQELDIEFALHGDSPMTSWVRRVRPGDRAGIFDLGSMYRPPEHARGRLLVGDESALPAILSILDSDPNPPPTEVFVEVASAHDIRSPLTPPGVRVQWLSRDSEALRPGVRVLQAVGDAELPEGPLYAWVAGESRLATSVRRHLVNDRGVPKRNVSFYGYWRLGRSAPG; from the coding sequence ATGATCACGTTGGAAGTGCGGCGATGCCGGCCGGTCTCACCCGGCTTCACCACCGTCACCCTGGGCGGCCCCGGCATCCGGCACCTCGTCCCGGGAGGCCGTGACCAGGCTGTCCGACTTTTCTTCCCGCGGGAGGGGCAGCCCGAGCTGCGGATGCCGACTGCTTCGAACGAGGCATGGATGGCGCAGGTCCTGCTGATGCCGAAAGCGACCCGTCCGTGGGTGCGCAATCTGACCATCCGCAGCCTGCGTCCGGTGGAGCAGGAGCTCGACATCGAGTTTGCCCTCCACGGCGATTCGCCCATGACCTCGTGGGTGCGTCGGGTCCGGCCGGGTGACCGGGCCGGGATCTTCGATCTGGGCTCCATGTACCGGCCGCCCGAACATGCCCGGGGGCGTCTGCTGGTGGGCGATGAGAGTGCGTTGCCGGCCATCTTGTCGATCCTGGACAGCGACCCGAACCCGCCACCCACCGAAGTCTTCGTGGAGGTGGCGAGCGCGCACGACATCCGGTCCCCACTCACGCCGCCCGGGGTGCGCGTCCAGTGGCTCAGCCGTGACAGCGAGGCCCTGCGTCCCGGTGTCCGCGTGCTGCAGGCAGTTGGTGATGCCGAGTTGCCCGAAGGCCCCCTCTATGCGTGGGTGGCGGGTGAGTCCCGGCTGGCCACGTCTGTTAGGCGGCACCTGGTCAACGACCGCGGCGTACCCAAGCGGAACGTCTCCTTCTACGGCTACTGGCGACTGGGCCGGTCGGCCCCGGGCTGA
- a CDS encoding 2Fe-2S iron-sulfur cluster-binding protein gives MQQHTFEPAAMHRLSCLDEVEAVVGRPAAMVMKKQISVVDAGCRNVLAHSPVAAFGYQGADGTVRTTFVGGTPGFARVHSSQRFSFSVPGAGVASGPVSLFFLLPGVGEVLRVNGTASPLKGGETAVDISEAYVHCAQAVIRAGLWEPPDQPHAAEPVSDRGPLAGAGISEFLSASPFLALSTWDTEGGSDTSPRGERRTVARILNGRTLVLADRKGNKRADTLHNLLHDDRIALAALVPGRSGVLHIHGHAAITDDMALLKTLALRGVPPHLALLIDVESAEIRSNDAVARARLWNPDTRSGRDPAPDMMALGSAHLAAGAAESGRASAWLIKLITAIPGMRRLMRKAADRAYVSRLRKEGYDDVRTPAAARRGETRHGQVTESPLRPVRICEIRQETPSARTLVLEDSATEAKPFHFHPGQFFTLVTDIAGHPVRRAYSASSAPGATRLELTVKYVEGGQFSTHAHRDLCVGDRLAVRGPSGTFHAPPQATEQLVLIAAGSGITPMMSMIRARLSDPASAGRIDLLYSSRSPEEIIFSAGLTRMEKDHPDRLTVTHVLTSRHGRLDGESIRRWVTALPLTDSAHHFVCGPEALMDTAQGVLQQLGIPDEHMHQERFSGGATALTTQAPQEMRVEKDGSLLGVAVVEPGQSLLDAGLAAGLPLPYSCTVGSCGECMVRVRSGEVTQPEHTGLTLKQKADGQVLTCVSCPLSGVTLDIADPTPPDPH, from the coding sequence ATGCAGCAGCACACCTTCGAGCCGGCCGCGATGCACCGGCTGTCCTGCCTGGACGAGGTCGAGGCGGTCGTCGGCCGCCCGGCCGCGATGGTCATGAAGAAGCAGATCAGCGTTGTGGACGCAGGATGTCGCAACGTCCTGGCCCACAGCCCGGTCGCGGCCTTCGGCTACCAGGGCGCCGACGGCACCGTCCGCACCACGTTCGTCGGTGGCACGCCCGGATTCGCGCGCGTCCACTCCTCGCAGCGGTTCTCCTTCTCCGTTCCAGGGGCGGGTGTCGCATCTGGCCCGGTCTCGCTGTTCTTTCTGCTGCCCGGTGTGGGCGAGGTGCTGCGCGTCAATGGCACCGCGTCCCCTCTCAAGGGCGGGGAGACGGCCGTGGACATCTCCGAGGCGTACGTGCACTGCGCGCAGGCCGTCATCCGCGCCGGCCTGTGGGAGCCGCCCGACCAGCCCCACGCCGCGGAGCCGGTCTCCGACCGGGGACCGTTGGCTGGTGCGGGCATCAGCGAGTTCCTGTCCGCCTCACCCTTCCTGGCCCTGTCCACCTGGGACACGGAAGGCGGCAGCGACACCAGCCCGCGCGGGGAGCGGCGGACGGTGGCCCGCATCCTGAACGGCCGCACCCTGGTGCTGGCCGACCGTAAGGGCAACAAACGCGCGGACACCCTGCACAATCTGCTCCACGACGACCGGATCGCCCTCGCCGCCCTCGTCCCCGGCCGCAGCGGCGTCCTCCACATCCACGGGCACGCCGCGATCACCGATGACATGGCGCTGCTGAAGACCTTGGCCTTGCGCGGCGTGCCGCCGCACCTCGCCCTCCTCATCGACGTGGAGTCTGCGGAGATCCGCAGCAACGACGCTGTTGCCCGCGCACGCCTGTGGAACCCCGACACACGATCCGGCCGGGACCCGGCACCCGACATGATGGCCCTGGGCAGCGCCCATCTGGCCGCAGGTGCAGCCGAGTCCGGGCGTGCATCCGCATGGCTGATCAAACTCATCACCGCCATTCCGGGCATGAGGCGGCTGATGCGGAAAGCGGCGGACCGTGCCTATGTGTCCAGGCTGCGTAAGGAGGGCTACGACGATGTCCGCACCCCCGCTGCCGCACGCCGTGGTGAAACGCGTCACGGGCAGGTGACGGAGAGCCCGCTGCGGCCTGTGCGCATCTGCGAGATACGGCAGGAGACACCCTCCGCCCGCACCCTGGTGCTCGAAGACTCAGCCACCGAGGCCAAGCCGTTCCACTTCCACCCCGGGCAGTTCTTCACCCTGGTCACCGACATCGCGGGCCACCCCGTACGACGCGCCTATTCGGCCTCCTCGGCGCCGGGCGCCACCCGCCTGGAGCTCACCGTCAAGTACGTTGAGGGCGGCCAGTTTTCCACGCACGCCCACCGTGACCTGTGTGTCGGGGACCGACTCGCGGTACGCGGCCCCTCCGGCACCTTCCACGCCCCGCCGCAGGCCACCGAACAGCTGGTGCTCATCGCTGCCGGCAGCGGCATCACGCCCATGATGAGCATGATCCGCGCACGCCTGTCCGACCCTGCGTCGGCCGGCAGGATCGATCTGCTGTACAGCAGCCGAAGCCCCGAAGAGATCATCTTCAGCGCCGGGTTGACCCGTATGGAAAAGGACCATCCAGACCGGCTGACGGTCACCCACGTCCTCACCAGCCGCCACGGCCGACTCGACGGCGAAAGCATCCGCCGATGGGTGACCGCCCTGCCGCTGACGGACAGCGCACATCACTTCGTCTGCGGACCCGAAGCACTCATGGACACCGCGCAGGGCGTACTGCAACAACTCGGCATACCGGACGAACATATGCACCAAGAGCGCTTCAGCGGTGGCGCCACCGCCCTGACCACGCAGGCGCCCCAGGAGATGCGAGTCGAGAAAGACGGGAGCCTCCTCGGAGTGGCCGTGGTCGAACCCGGCCAGTCACTGCTCGATGCCGGTCTCGCCGCAGGGCTGCCCCTGCCGTACTCCTGCACGGTCGGCAGCTGCGGCGAATGCATGGTGCGTGTGCGCAGCGGAGAGGTCACGCAACCCGAACACACCGGCCTCACCCTCAAGCAGAAGGCGGACGGGCAGGTACTGACATGCGTCAGTTGCCCGCTGTCCGGGGTGACCCTTGATATTGCCGACCCGACGCCTCCCGACCCTCACTGA
- a CDS encoding glycoside hydrolase family 30 beta sandwich domain-containing protein — protein MALRPNEPGNTGQGSPSRRAVLAALGASLPLAAATPAVAAARDTGPVSAADAVVSPAAERQIIKGFGGMNHTVWISDLTPEQRNTAFGNGEGQLGFSVLRIPVHEDRANWSREVATARRAIEHGATVIASPWNPPLHMTETFVRGGQTNARRLRYDMYGSYAQHLNDFHQFMRGNGVELYAISVQNEPDYAHDWTWWTAAELVRFLRENAGSIGTRIIAPESFQYVKSISDPILNDPQALSNLDILGAHLYGTQSQNFPYPLFKQRGAGKELWMTEVYHPNSSDSADLWPQALDVGEHMHRALVDAEFQAYVWWYIRRGYGPMRENGTISKRGANMAHFSKWIRPGHRRIEATSQPAPNVYVSAYKAPDSRITVVAVNKGGAPVSQRFVLENTARSSVLSWVTDGGRTLAAQGGTGLSNGSFTATLPAASITTYVTQ, from the coding sequence ATGGCGTTACGTCCGAACGAGCCGGGAAACACAGGCCAGGGGTCACCGAGCAGGAGGGCCGTGCTGGCCGCGCTCGGGGCCTCCCTGCCGCTCGCCGCCGCCACACCAGCCGTAGCGGCGGCCAGGGACACAGGTCCGGTGTCCGCCGCCGATGCCGTGGTCTCGCCCGCTGCGGAGCGGCAGATCATCAAGGGCTTCGGCGGCATGAACCACACCGTGTGGATCAGTGATCTGACGCCCGAGCAGCGGAACACCGCCTTCGGCAACGGGGAGGGGCAGCTGGGCTTCTCCGTGCTGCGCATCCCCGTGCACGAGGACCGGGCCAACTGGAGCCGCGAGGTGGCCACCGCCCGGCGCGCGATCGAACACGGGGCGACCGTCATCGCCTCCCCGTGGAATCCGCCGCTCCACATGACGGAGACGTTCGTGCGAGGCGGCCAGACCAACGCCAGGCGGCTCCGGTACGACATGTACGGCTCCTACGCCCAGCACCTGAACGACTTCCACCAGTTCATGAGAGGCAACGGCGTCGAGCTGTACGCCATCTCGGTGCAGAACGAACCCGACTACGCGCACGACTGGACGTGGTGGACCGCCGCCGAGCTGGTCCGCTTCCTGCGGGAGAACGCCGGCTCGATCGGCACACGGATCATCGCGCCGGAGTCCTTCCAGTACGTGAAGAGCATCTCGGACCCGATTCTCAACGACCCGCAGGCCCTGTCCAACCTGGACATCCTCGGGGCACACCTGTACGGCACGCAGTCCCAGAACTTCCCCTACCCCCTCTTCAAGCAGCGGGGCGCGGGCAAGGAACTGTGGATGACGGAGGTGTACCACCCCAACAGCAGTGATTCGGCGGACCTGTGGCCGCAGGCGCTGGATGTCGGCGAGCACATGCACCGGGCGCTGGTGGACGCGGAGTTCCAGGCGTACGTGTGGTGGTACATCCGGCGCGGCTACGGGCCCATGCGGGAGAACGGGACGATCAGCAAGCGCGGCGCGAACATGGCCCACTTCTCGAAGTGGATCCGCCCCGGCCACCGGCGGATCGAGGCGACCTCCCAGCCCGCGCCGAACGTCTACGTCTCGGCCTACAAGGCCCCCGACTCCCGGATCACCGTCGTCGCCGTCAACAAGGGCGGCGCGCCGGTGAGCCAGCGGTTCGTGCTGGAGAACACCGCCCGCTCCAGCGTGCTGTCCTGGGTGACGGACGGGGGCCGTACCCTCGCCGCCCAGGGCGGCACGGGGCTGTCGAACGGCTCCTTCACGGCCACGCTCCCGGCCGCGAGTATCACGACGTATGTGACCCAGTAA
- a CDS encoding LLM class flavin-dependent oxidoreductase: MRFSLFVHMERQDEEVSHRQQFESLAELALMAEAGGFGTVWIGEHHAMEYTISPSPMPLLAYLAARTSTIRLGAGTLIAPFWNPIRAAGECALLDVISDGRMEVGLARGAYQFEFDRMAGGLSARDGGKHLRELVPAVRALWRGDYAHDGEIWQFPTATSVPKPVQRPNPPMWIAARDPDSHDFAVAQGCNVMVTPLMKGDEEVAALKGKFDTAVANHPEVPRPELMVLRHTHVHAAEDTDGWRPAAEAINRFYRTFDAWFGNSATPENGFLAPSPEAKFAERPEFAPEALHRTAMIGTPAEVIERLRSYEELGVDEYSFWIDTGLSHEEKRASLELFIKEVVPAFR; encoded by the coding sequence ATGAGGTTCTCGTTGTTCGTCCACATGGAACGCCAGGACGAGGAGGTCAGCCACCGGCAGCAGTTCGAAAGCCTCGCGGAGCTGGCGCTGATGGCGGAGGCCGGCGGCTTCGGCACCGTGTGGATCGGGGAACACCACGCGATGGAGTACACCATCTCCCCGAGCCCGATGCCGCTCCTGGCCTACCTCGCGGCCAGGACCTCCACCATCCGACTGGGTGCCGGCACCCTTATCGCGCCCTTCTGGAACCCCATCCGGGCCGCCGGCGAGTGCGCGCTGCTCGATGTCATCAGCGACGGTCGCATGGAGGTCGGACTCGCCCGGGGCGCCTACCAGTTCGAGTTCGACCGGATGGCGGGCGGGCTCTCCGCCCGGGACGGGGGCAAGCACCTGCGCGAACTGGTGCCCGCCGTACGGGCCCTGTGGCGCGGCGACTACGCGCACGACGGCGAGATCTGGCAGTTCCCCACGGCGACGAGTGTGCCGAAGCCGGTGCAGCGGCCCAACCCGCCCATGTGGATCGCCGCCCGCGACCCCGACTCGCACGACTTCGCGGTGGCGCAGGGCTGCAACGTCATGGTCACCCCACTGATGAAGGGCGATGAGGAAGTCGCCGCTCTCAAGGGGAAGTTCGACACGGCGGTGGCCAACCACCCCGAGGTGCCCCGCCCCGAACTGATGGTGCTGCGGCACACCCACGTGCACGCCGCCGAGGACACGGACGGCTGGCGCCCGGCGGCCGAGGCGATCAATCGCTTCTACCGGACCTTCGACGCCTGGTTCGGCAACAGCGCCACCCCCGAGAACGGTTTCCTGGCACCCAGCCCCGAGGCCAAGTTCGCGGAGCGGCCCGAGTTCGCCCCCGAGGCGCTGCACCGGACGGCGATGATCGGCACCCCGGCCGAGGTCATCGAGCGGCTGCGGAGCTACGAGGAGCTGGGGGTGGACGAGTACAGCTTCTGGATCGACACCGGGCTGTCCCACGAGGAGAAGCGCGCCTCACTGGAACTGTTCATCAAGGAGGTCGTCCCGGCCTTCCGGTGA